The Spiroplasma endosymbiont of Atherix ibis nucleotide sequence ATATAAATTTGAGAAAAAAAATTATAAGAAATTAAGTCCAGATATGATAAATGATTTTATAGATGAACAATTTAATGAATTTTGTAAGAGAATAGATAAAATAATTCAAATTATGCAATCAGAACTTTATGATAAACAAAATGAATATTATACAAAAACACAAAATAATTTTAATAATGACAATGAACAAAAATTAAGTAAAGCATATAAAATCTTAGAAGTATCACCTTTAGATACAGATGATAAAATAAAAAAAGCATATTTA carries:
- a CDS encoding J domain-containing protein; translation: MEKLSKEKLIIFSSENIIKIYNEFSIEIFNLFQNTFIQEIVPATIYKFEKKNYKKLSPDMINDFIDEQFNEFCKRIDKIIQIMQSELYDKQNEYYTKTQNNFNNDNEQKLSKAYKILEVSPLDTDDKIKKAYLKLAKLYHPDKNNTEYAKQKMVEINNAYDIVQKNRKKN